A part of Microbulbifer sp. MI-G genomic DNA contains:
- a CDS encoding DMT family transporter translates to MSTSLYTAVAVAIGVAVSVQPPINAAMARILDSPLLAALISLFISFVVTAILWLTWDKGAGNLSQVKMLPWWVIIGGVVGVVFVVGSVIVAPVLGVALFIVCVVAGQILGSTLIDQVGAFGLVERPINFMRLVGIGLVFLGAVCVQYGSS, encoded by the coding sequence ATGAGTACCTCATTGTACACTGCAGTCGCTGTTGCCATAGGGGTTGCCGTCTCTGTCCAACCACCAATTAACGCCGCTATGGCACGAATTCTTGACAGTCCTTTGTTGGCAGCATTAATTTCTCTCTTTATTAGTTTTGTGGTAACTGCTATTTTGTGGTTAACCTGGGATAAAGGAGCGGGCAATTTATCGCAAGTTAAAATGTTACCCTGGTGGGTTATTATTGGAGGTGTCGTTGGGGTAGTGTTTGTGGTGGGTAGTGTGATTGTTGCTCCGGTACTTGGTGTGGCCTTATTTATTGTTTGTGTTGTTGCAGGACAGATTCTTGGATCAACTTTAATTGATCAGGTTGGGGCATTTGGTCTTGTAGAAAGACCCATAAATTTCATGAGGCTGGTTGGTATAGGATTAGTGTTTTTGGGAGCAGTCTGTGTGCAATATGGTAGTTCATAA